Genomic segment of Apium graveolens cultivar Ventura chromosome 7, ASM990537v1, whole genome shotgun sequence:
AATCAACATTGGCTTTCTTCCTTTTTATACATTTTCTTGCATCATGAGTTGTTGCGCGATATAGTGCACACTTCCGACTTCTTTTCTTCgatttgttaatttttttttccCTATCACTCATCAGCCTCTTAAAGTAGTTTTCTTTGTTCTTACAAACATTAGGTGGAAGAATGTTCACTTCTCCTTTAGGTTGCTGACCGACCATTGCAGCAATATGATCCTTTTTCGTAAAAATGACAATAGATCCATCATAAGCATCCAACTCTGTATTTAACTTCTTTATAGTGCTGTGTACATGCTCAAGTCTATCCATTTCTACCCTAGCCTTGTCAACTGCTTGGCGAAAATCAAACCAAATTGTGGTCAGTTTTAAAGATACTTGTTCCATCTTAAAATAATCACTGGTTACCACTTCTAAATTTGATGAAGTTCCACTATCAGCAGTTTGCATCCAACGATTAAGAACAAGGCTTCTTGGAAATTTGGTAACCCCGATTTGTTTCAAACCTCAAAATGCATTTCTACAAACTACAAACAATATCACACATCACAAATTTCTTGCAAGAACACACAACATGATTCATACTAACGGAAACCTGCATAAAATATACTGAACACATTATTATCACTATTTATACAACTAAAAATCACTAAAACAAACACATCCAATCActaaaacataaaaaaaaatcaCTAATAAAAGatgaaaagaaatagaatagtAAAAAAGATTAACCTTAAAGAGTTTGTCTTTTACCCTCACATCCCTGATTTCAAAATGAGTAACACCATCAACTTTTTCACTCATACGCTTAATTTGTATTTCCAATTAAGAAGCGAGGATTTCTTCCTGAATTTTCTAAAAAATAGTACGTGTATACAAAGTGGCTGCATCATCTTCAATAAACCACTTTGACAATGTCGTAGGAAGACTTAACTTTGACTCATGATTCAGTCTAACTGTCTCATTCCTTTGCTTGTCCATTGCACTCTCAAAACGCAACTAAAATTCACATAACGTATCTCCTTGTTTATGAAACTGCCCAAAAAATGATTTTTCACTCTCAGATCTTGAAGTAGTTCTTAACAACCCAAACATTGGCTCATTTCTACAAAATGCAGGAATCGATGAAGCCTTTAGAGCATACATATCTTGCAACCacttattattttataaattaaattccTTTATAACTCTCCCATCCGCTCTCAAAATCTTCAGTTTCAATAATAGATGACCAGATATAAGTTTTCATTTTCTCCATGAAGTCTGTCTCCTTGCATAATCGATTACCAAgctatttaaaaaaaaataataaaacacaATATAAAACACAATAAAAAACATAAGAAACCATTATTTTAATCATTAATAAATGTCACATTTATTAATAACAAGGAAGAACAACGATACATGGAAAAACACAAGAGAATATAAAAATTCACTAAAACATTAATTTTATTCAGTAATAAATATCAAATTAATAACTAAACATTATTTTCCTAATCACTTATAAATATCACTATAATACCTTAACTGGGAATTTCTCCATAATATGCCACATGCATAAACGATGCTTACTACGAACAAGACCATTAACATCAGAAAATATATCACGCACAGACACCTTCATAGCAGGACATTGATCAGTAATAATCAAAACATGATTTCTTCTCATTGCCTTTACAAGATGACCAAAAGCCCAACTGTAATCAGCAACACTCTCATGTGAAAGAAGACATGATGCAAAAGTTACACATCTGTCATGTTTGTCAACGCCAGTAAATGGTGCAAAAATCAAATTATACCtgtaaaaataaatattaaaaaacagACTAAAGTTAAAAACTAAAtagaaaaaacaaaaaaaactcAGTATACAATTAGAGTAAATAGATGTCGAGTACCTGCTTGTATCAAATGTTGCATCAAATGATATTGCATCACCATACAATTCAAAATTCCTACGACCAATAGAATCAACCCAAAATAACTTTGTGAGATGACA
This window contains:
- the LOC141673973 gene encoding uncharacterized protein LOC141673973, whose amino-acid sequence is MQTADSGTSSNLEVVTSDYFKMEQVSLKLTTIWFDFRQAVDKARVEMDRLEHVHSTIKKLNTELDAYDGSIVIFTKKDHIAAMVGQQPKGEVNILPPNVCKNKENYFKRLMSDREKKINKSKKRSRKCALYRATTHDARKCIKRKKANVD